The Streptomyces rubrogriseus genomic sequence CTGCCCGAGTACACCGCGCTGTGGGGCGGCCCCGACTTCCAGGACGCCGTCGAGGACATCAAGGAGCGCATCCGCGCGGGCGAGGCCTTCCAGGTCGTCCCCTCCCAGCGCTTCGAGACGCCCTGCACGGCGAGCGCGCTCGACGTCTACCGGGTCCTGCGGGCCACCAACCCCTCCCCGTACATGTACCTGCTCCGCCTCGACGGCTTCGACGTCGTCGGCTCGTCCCCCGAGGCGCTGGTCAAGGTCGAGGACGGGCGCGCCATGGTGCACCCCATCGCCGGTACCCGCCCGCGCGGCGCCACCCCGCAGGAGGACCAGGCCCTCGCCGACGAACTGCTCGCCGACCCCAAGGAGCGCGCCGAGCACCTGATGCTGGTCGACCTCGGCCGCAACGACCTCGGACGGGTCTGCGAGCCCGGGTCCGTCGAGGTCGTCGACTTCATGTCCGTCGAGCGGTACTCGCACGTCATGCACATCGTCTCCACGGTCACCGGCCGGGTCGCCCCGGACCGCACCGCCTTCGACGTCCTCACCGCCTGCTTCCCGGCCGGCACCCTCTCCGGCGCGCCCAAGCCGCGCGCCCTGCAGATCATCGACGAACTCGAACCCTCCCGCCGCGGCCTGTACGGCGGCTGCGTCGGCTACCTCGACTTCGCCGGCGACTCCGACACCGCCATCGCCATCCGCACCGCCCTGCTGCGCGACGGCACCGCCTACGTCCAGGCGGGCGCGGGCGTCGTCGCCGACTCCGACCCGGTCGCCGAGGACACCGAGTGCCGCAACAAGGCGGCGGCCGTGCTGAGGGCCGTACACACGGCCAACCGGCTGGCGCAATAGGGCCAACCGGTCGGACCGGTGGGGCGATTCTCACGCCCCCAATGCGAACCCCGGGTGACGGTTCGCCCGGGGTTCGGGTGATAGTGGAGTACGTGACAGCCGTTCCTCACCCCCGTACCCCAGCCGCAGGACCCGCCCGGGCCGGCCGCCGGAGCCTCGCCGTCGCCCTGCTGTGCGGCGCGCTCGGCGCCGCCGTCGCCCTGCTCGCCACCCGGCAGGAGTGGGCGGAGGGCACCGCGACGGTGGCCGGCGGCGCGTTCACCCTGACCGCCAAGGGCAGCGACGTCACGGGCGTACCCGCGTCGCTCGCCATAGTCGGCCTCGCCGCGCTCGTCGCCGTCTTCGCCGTCCGCCGGGCCGACCGCTTCGCCGTCGCCGCGCTGCTCGCGCTGAGCGGCGCGGGCACCGTCGCCGCCGCCCTGGCTGGCGCCTCCGACAGCTCCGCGCTCGACGACCAGGCCGCGAAGGCGGCGGGCGACACCTCGGCCACCGTCGACGCGCTCTCCCACACCGCCTGGCCG encodes the following:
- a CDS encoding anthranilate synthase component I, coding for MDLDTFRKLAADRRVIPVSRKLLADGDTPVALYRKLAAERPGTFLLESAENGRAAFQWSRYSFIGVRSAATLTEKDGRAHWQGTPPVGVPTDGDPLAALRATVEALHTPRDLAHDLGLPPFTGGMVGYLGYDIVRRLEKVGPGERDDLKLPELTMLLTSDLAVMDHWEGSVLLIANAINHNDLETGVDEAYADAIARLDAMEADLTRAVAQPPAALPPSELPEYTALWGGPDFQDAVEDIKERIRAGEAFQVVPSQRFETPCTASALDVYRVLRATNPSPYMYLLRLDGFDVVGSSPEALVKVEDGRAMVHPIAGTRPRGATPQEDQALADELLADPKERAEHLMLVDLGRNDLGRVCEPGSVEVVDFMSVERYSHVMHIVSTVTGRVAPDRTAFDVLTACFPAGTLSGAPKPRALQIIDELEPSRRGLYGGCVGYLDFAGDSDTAIAIRTALLRDGTAYVQAGAGVVADSDPVAEDTECRNKAAAVLRAVHTANRLAQ
- a CDS encoding TIGR02234 family membrane protein — translated: MEYVTAVPHPRTPAAGPARAGRRSLAVALLCGALGAAVALLATRQEWAEGTATVAGGAFTLTAKGSDVTGVPASLAIVGLAALVAVFAVRRADRFAVAALLALSGAGTVAAALAGASDSSALDDQAAKAAGDTSATVDALSHTAWPYVAAVGGALLLLAGLLALRYGRQWPAMSGRYERGGAPRRRPQTVDPDRPEDLWKAIDRGEDPTSA